The Mesorhizobium sp. AR02 region CCTGCGCCGCGTCCGCTGGCGGGTAAAACAGGAACCCTGCCATGCCTAGAGGCTTCGGCTTTGGTTGCGCCGAATGACATCCTGGGCCGATACGGCCTTGAATTCGCTTTCGTCAGCCCTCAGGCCCGGCTCCAGCTGCCTTTTCAGCCAATCCCATGCTTCGTTGCGGGTCTGCAGATCGCGGCGAATCAGGGCGCGGATATATTCGCTCGCGTTTTCATAGAGGCCGTTCTCACCAATCTGCTGCTGGAGATGGGCCTGGAGTTGCCCGCCGACGCGGACATGAATGCTGTTGTCTGCGGCCATGAGCCAATTCCTTTTCGTCCTCCTGAATTATGGTGAGCGTCGCAAATATTGTCAATATTTGCTACAACTGGAAGGTAGCTCGGCCCGACCGGCGAACA contains the following coding sequences:
- a CDS encoding ribbon-helix-helix domain-containing protein, which codes for MAADNSIHVRVGGQLQAHLQQQIGENGLYENASEYIRALIRRDLQTRNEAWDWLKRQLEPGLRADESEFKAVSAQDVIRRNQSRSL